TATGGCATCCTCAAAAGATTCGATTGTGATATTTTTACCTAATtcacttaattttgaaaaaaaattgtgctggatttttaaaaattcaaagcgAATATAATCAAAATCTTACGCAGAATCAATAGTTATTGTCGTTAATGCTATAATTGTGGGGTCACTTGCCCCCTCGCCAGGGCAGTACCAAATACTAAAACAAGTATCATGCAGCCCTACGAGGATATTTGTTTCACTAGCCCACTTAACCGATGTAACttgtgttccaattttgtaaatttcacttttttgtgACAGATTTCGACTTGGAGTTATATAGAGTTCACGGTTTCCATCCAGGAACACTATGAACTGATCGTCAGTGTTACCGGCTTTACAAGCTGAAATTTCCGCAACTTGAGTTTTAGCTCGAATTGTATGAGGTTCATATTGACGTGATGCTCCCGGAATTAGATCAAACGTGTGAACAACTGTAATGAAGCTAACTTGATGAATTTCGCTTCATTATGTTGACTTCCATGAACCTTACCAGCAGTATCAGCGTTTTCCCTAATTGCTAAAACATCCAGACCAAGAGATATACACTTTGTTGTGAGCAGTGGAATTTGTGCCTGTGATCCCTGATAACGTGGACTTAAATGCAATCGTCCAGTATAATTATAGATCCATATTGAACTTGAGTCCAGAACCATAAAGTACCTGTCAATAATTACAtcgattataaaaaaaaactatcgatcaacaattttactaactttttaCAAACTTCAAGCGCCCTCACATCATTTCTTCCCTCGATTATTGTCGGAGTATTGacgtatttttcattaaatatctGAATTTGATTTGAAGTCACAACAATCAAATGACCATAACCCAGAGCAAAATTTATGACTCGATCGGGGAATTCCAGAACATCCGAAGTTGAATTCGAAATATCTTGCAATAGCACTGATTTACGTCCTTTTGTTGTTGCCTTGAGATTTCTAGATCTCAATTGTTTTTCAACTATGTGTCCAACAATCAAAGATCCTGTAGATGAACCACAAGCTATTTGAGTTCCATCGGGGGACCACGATGCCCCATAGATCGAACCAATCGATGGTGAATTAAATCGAGTGCTTCCATGTGACCATCCGGATTCATTACAGAGTTTCAAACTATTGAAAGAACCCACTACAAATACATCTTTTTCAGGGTTGTAATCAATTGAGGTTATGGCGTATTCTTCAAGGGAACTTGTGAATATATTTGCTCCCTGAGAATCCCAGATTTTATAGCGAAAATCTTCACCACCTGAAGCTATTAAATCGGTCTGGCTCGACCAACTTAAGCAGAGAACAAGGCCGTCGTGTGCTCGCCActgaaatataaattaacaaatgttgAGTAATATAAACTAGTTTACAAAATCAGGCTATCGTAattaaaacttctataaaaacaaacttgaacTTGGTCtttcataactttaaaaaagtaaatatttgaagCGGACCGAATTTAAaaactaggttaggttaggttaaagtggctttccgtgatggagtaggacacacttacaccagtttaatggctcattgtgataccacataaatcttgaggcgAATTAAGTTCCATACTAAACTTAAATACCAGTTAACTCTTTTTGGTACTTATTCGTAGGCCCACATTCTCCTCCAATACACTTAGTAGTTCAGAAGGAAAATATACCATTTCTTCTAACACTCACCCTTGTTATCTTACTATTAGCTGCCAATGGTTTAATAGAAATAAATCCTCCTTGACAAAAAACAATTGCCGTAGAATTTGGGGACCATCGAGCATAACGTATAGCTTCGTCACTTTGCACTACCGTTGACCTTAACATTCCTGATCTTGACCAAATCTTAATAATTCCATCTTCCGAAGCAGTCAGAAGACCAGCACCATCTGGACTCCAACGTCCCGAACTTATAGCAAGCGAATGAGCTGAAATATTTCTCTCCACACGAgcacttttattcaaaatcacaaAACGTCCATCACTGCTCGAAATCAACAGTGTATCACTACTACTGCTTTTCGTGCTGCCACCGCCACTGCCGGTACCACGTCCTAGCAACCAATGCATATCAGTTGGTATAAAATCATCAGGTAATTTGGCCACTTCCACACTTTCACGATTCACCGAATGTGATGTGTTGTGAAGAACTCCGAGTAACATTTTAAGGGTGGTTTAGGGTTTATTTAAAGGTGAAGTTTTTGGTATAAATAcgacaataatataaaaatagataacGTGTAGGAAACAACATTCAAAGATTCATTCAATTTAAGTggctttttttaacagaaagcaTTCAGTTTGTTTTTCGAGCTTAAAAGTTACTTTGAACTTAATATAGGGTCTTCCATTAAGAGctttatatcttaaaatttaaataaaacaaagtgtgTGCTTGCTAGATAtcatcaaaactttaattttttttaaatgactacCAATGCCATAGGTGCTTTTAGGGAAAGCAAGTTGGCTATGAACTTCATTCAAATTTCTATTGACAACCACGCCCCCCCCCAcagaaaattctaaaaaattccgCCTTTTATTAATactatttaagaatatcatTAGTTCACATGTCTGCCGCTGCTTCTTCTGATGGCGTACATCCGaaatattcaggtttttaagacTGCGTTACAAAAATCAGAGCTTATATGACCAATAGGTATTTATGACTCTGTTACTTCTTAAAGATATCATTTCACATTTACAAATATCCGTTTTTCTGgttgttgttgaaaaacatattGAATAAATGACAGCTAATTTGACGTTCCAACTACACACAcactatcaactatcaaatttTAAAGTCCTTATTAAAAGGCAGTTCATATagatttcttaacattttccaTCTAAAATTGTAAGctacaattcaatatttttgtttctatacaGGGTCCTTCATTATTAAGTTTCAAAAGTAGAGTTACATGTTTTACCatttaatgtaaaaaacaatatctttcaAATGGCCGCAGCAGGAAGATTCGAGTGAATTTATAACCATTGTTTCGTATAAATGTTAGCTGTCATCTGATAACTAAAACTTAAACACGAAATTACGTAACCACGAAACTTCTTACACAACTAAGACATAATTAAATAAGTCGTGTATTGCAGCTTGTTGGCCCATCTTGCTTCTGCAAAgctaaaaaatctataaattcaGTTCAGCCGTtagagtactttttttttacttaacctTAATTTCCATGATGTAGACAAACCTTACAGCATCAGTAAAGCTTTCACTCTCTTCAAATGTCTACTACCATAATCATCGGTAGGTAGAGTAATGCCCAAAAAGTGGCTTCGTTTAAATTACCACTCTTGTTGTGTGTTGTAATATGTAATTTCAACGCGCCGCCGCCGGCCGTTGAATTAGTGATCTATTATCATAAATGATAGGTGTCAAATTTCAGCGATACCAAcatgaaaatacaaaatgaaccAAAATTTTGACCTTGACCAATAACAGTCAAAgttgaaaactgtcaaaatgttccaattttaaaaaagcatcTC
This window of the Eupeodes corollae chromosome 3, idEupCoro1.1, whole genome shotgun sequence genome carries:
- the LOC129950758 gene encoding intraflagellar transport protein 80 homolog — translated: MLLGVLHNTSHSVNRESVEVAKLPDDFIPTDMHWLLGRGTGSGGGSTKSSSSDTLLISSSDGRFVILNKSARVERNISAHSLAISSGRWSPDGAGLLTASEDGIIKIWSRSGMLRSTVVQSDEAIRYARWSPNSTAIVFCQGGFISIKPLAANSKITRWRAHDGLVLCLSWSSQTDLIASGGEDFRYKIWDSQGANIFTSSLEEYAITSIDYNPEKDVFVVGSFNSLKLCNESGWSHGSTRFNSPSIGSIYGASWSPDGTQIACGSSTGSLIVGHIVEKQLRSRNLKATTKGRKSVLLQDISNSTSDVLEFPDRVINFALGYGHLIVVTSNQIQIFNEKYVNTPTIIEGRNDVRALEVCKKYFMVLDSSSIWIYNYTGRLHLSPRYQGSQAQIPLLTTKCISLGLDVLAIRENADTAVVHTFDLIPGASRQYEPHTIRAKTQVAEISACKAGNTDDQFIVFLDGNRELYITPSRNLSQKSEIYKIGTQVTSVKWASETNILVGLHDTCFSIWYCPGEGASDPTIIALTTITIDSAELGKNITIESFEDAIISFCSSGALLSINVNIYCEILHRTLMDGQWQQGLKICRLAQSTILWATLAAIATKKNQLSISEEAYSAALQVDKVSYLHYIKDLPPSSAEQMAENSLMLGRLIEAETILVHGKRFHEAILLCLRMHNWRRALEIAEKNAVDVDIVIEQRRKYLEALGKPEFDELFLKISKKTESEIDKNIYV